A genomic region of Metopolophium dirhodum isolate CAU chromosome 1, ASM1992520v1, whole genome shotgun sequence contains the following coding sequences:
- the LOC132933251 gene encoding uncharacterized protein LOC132933251, producing MGRPKRQDLDNAADNKRSLVRARASRDASLRSIKKINTIGEEAKLDVERRALFEAHHLSLKRFVDQFELEQQAVLNSLVGLDNVVEFENVDAVVTDTMEEVCANIQLIATGFHSTSVNVTANNNVSTGARHTTQAIVLPKIELPKFDGNVLGWLSFRDMFQSLVHDNPDISNIQRYHFLILSLSGPALTVVKAIPLTADNYIIAWNALKQSFENQRLLASAHIDKLFSFVPLKKESLSSLSSFVHVFTENVSAIKALGVQDLAGFILFHIGARVIDTETRRLFEASIEQNAVPNLDILLQFIAHRCKILENVGTSVGTNDKSDSTFKGSSKRNKIGHLGKTSLSVSSTSTASKCLFCQHEHQIYRCFVFKRKPVTVRRKFVSDNSLCFICLKTGHSAGSCTASFTCKKCEGRHNTLLHLENVGTKNNREMTQQEKSDVQPSTSKPVENSTVFAGTILTQATVVLGTAVVRIQDDTGGTHQVRILLDSGSQVSAITADCATRLGLKRNKSRVEVVGLSQQPVSKVKGVTQCAFFPLQSDQPLFKANNVIILSQITGLMPTCSLPATVRTRYQHLVLADPEFDHPGTVDMLIGGDLYPMILQPKADIIHTPGLPSAMRTNLGWIIVGSLRDPTSLPLMSLTISAVPVINETMQQFWRVEEPTIPVHPTTEDDRCEEWFCKTVSRDTSGRFCVALPFRSIINAQCNLNQDLATHCSIGSSRTMALNRLYNIERRLAKDSELYSAYRSFMNEYLSLGHMRVADKPGKYFIPHHAVVKRENGNMKIRVVFDASAKSSSGFSLNDCLATGPKLQKDITDILLRSRFHKYMFIADIEKMYRQIRVHDADCVYQHVLWRNSPDDEVQEFELCTVTYGVNAAPFLAIRCLHQLDLENGSEFPLAKNLLITSTYVDDIVAGADSEEEALELQHQVISLLRKGGFNLKKWASNCEALLKNISTEDRAMDAPFELKDDQSVKVLGLHWGTTSDVLGYHININKVNPTKRSILSTIARLYDPVGALGPVVFWAKCIMQELWMQKLDWDTSPPTQLIDKWNTFISEFPTLAQVTLTRHIDIRCSKQVELIGFSDASQKGYAANVYLRVVDQRNVVKVYFIACKTKVAPLKCSDTDLSLTIPRLELCAALLLARLIFHQYKVLQSFTIIDRVRAWTDSTIVLSWLQADQKQFKIFVTNRVSKIKSLTPGCEWAHVRTMNNPADPASRGLLPSELISNSLHFHGPDFLLQSDHLWPVSTMSELTLPPIDQLPEMKCTANVLHIHEETNCESIIQRFSSLSKLQRVLAYCFRFARRRNSPKISGPITRMEYDHALNAAVLCTQLTHLSDLRRQIKNQGSITPTTTAQLAPFIDAIGIIRVGGRLRHARLNEDSKHPILLPQKTHLTELIIRHFHHISLHGGSRLVLSMIHQRFWIISGRAAVRNFTYSCVPCTRFRSMNPRPFMGDLPAARLVANRPFFNVGMDYGGPFLVRESRRRGARANKIYLAVFVCMSVKAVHLETVSDISTDAFLAALDRFVARRGIPSSMYTDCGTNYVGAAKQLKKLFDEASNQHTLCGRMPCKWHFNPPGAPHFGGIWEAAVKSAKTHLKKVIGAQVYTTEEFTTLMTRIEGVLNSRPVLPLSSDPNDLGVLTPGHFLIGQPLLALPEKDVVDTPTNRLSRWQLLRQAQQSFWRRWSNEYLHTLQGRQKWFKQTPNLSVGDLVVINTPSRPPMAWQIGRIIQVHPGVDNIVRVATVKTQDAILKRPVVKLVRLPVDPRP from the coding sequence ATGGGAAGGCCTAAGCGTCAAGACTTGGACAATGCTGCTGATAATAAACGGTCTTTAGTTCGTGCCCGTGCATCGCGGGATGCATCGTTacggtcaattaaaaaaataaatactataggcGAAGAAGCTAAATTAGATGTTGAACGTCGCGCATTATTTGAGGCTCACCATTTGTCATTGAAACGGTTCGTTGATCAATTTGAGTTAGAACAGCAAGCAGTATTAAATTCCCTTGTTGGTTTAGATAATGTAGTcgagtttgaaaatgttgatgctgTTGTCACTGATACTATGGAAGAGGTATGTGCAAACATTCAACTTATTGCTACTGGCTTCCATAGCACTTCTGTTAATGTGACTgcaaataataatgtttctacTGGTGCACGACACACAACACAGGCAATTGTGTTACCAAAAATTGAATTACCAAAATTTGATGGTAATGTCTTGGGTTGGTTATCGTTTCGTGACATGTTTCAATCACTAGTTCATGACAACCCTGATATTTCTAATATTCAACGttaccattttttaattttaagcctGTCCGGTCCAGCACTTACAGTAGTGAAAGCGATCCCTTTGACGGCTGATAATTATATCATAGCTTGGAACGCATTAAAACAGTCGTTTGAAAATCAACGACTATTAGCTTCTGCACACATTgacaaattgttttcatttgtaCCCTTGAAAAAAGAATCATTGTCGTCACTGTCTTCATTTGTTCATGTATTTACTGAAAATGTCTCTGCTATTAAAGCACTTGGTGTCCAGGACTTagctggttttattttatttcatattggtGCTCGTGTAATTGATACAGAGACAAGACGACTGTTTGAAGCAAGTATTGAACAAAATGCAGTGCctaatttagatatattattacaatttatcgcACACAGAtgcaaaattttagaaaatgtcgGAACTTCGGTTGGAACTAACGACAAATCTGATAGCACTTTTAAAGGTAGTAGTAAAAGAAACAAAATTGGGCATCTTGGCAAAACTTCACTGTCAGTTTCATCTACATCTACAGCATCAAAGTGTTTATTTTGTCAACATGAACATCAGATTTATCGTTGCTTTGTATTTAAACGCAAACCAGTTACAGTACGGCGCAAGTTTGTGAGCGAtaatagtttatgttttatatgcttaaaaACTGGGCATAGTGCTGGCTCTTGTACTGCTTCTTTTACATGCAAAAAATGTGAAGGTCGTCATAATACACTGTTACATTTAGAAAATGTTGGTACAAAGAATAACAGGGAGATGACACAGCAAGAAAAGTCAGATGTTCAGCCCTCTACGTCCAAACCAGTTGAAAATAGCACTGTGTTCGCAGGTACGATATTGACACAAGCAACTGTAGTGTTAGGTACTGCGGTTGTTCGTATACAAGATGACACAGGTGGTACTCATCAGGTTCGAATTTTGTTAGATAGTGGGTCACAGGTTTCGGCCATTACTGCAGATTGTGCCACCAGACTTGGTCTTAAACGCAACAAGAGTCGTGTAGAAGTAGTTGGCCTCTCTCAACAACCGGTGTCCAAGGTAAAAGGTGTTACTCAGTGCGCGTTTTTCCCGCTTCAGTCAGATCAACCACTGTTTAAagcaaataatgttataatattgtcccAAATTACTGGATTAATGCCAACATGTTCACTCCCTGCTACGGTGCGCACACGATATCAACACCTAGTACTAGCTGATCCGGAATTCGATCATCCTGGAACCGTGGACATGTTAATAGGAGGTGATTTATACCCGATGATTTTGCAGCCCAAAGCAGACATTATCCATACGCCTGGATTGCCGTCAGCAATGCGCACAAATCTCGGTTGGATAATTGTTGGTTCACTCAGGGATCCTACTTCATTACCTCTGATGTCGTTAACTATTAGTGCAGTACCAGTCATAAATGAAACCATGCAACAATTTTGGAGGGTGGAAGAACCGACAATCCCAGTACACCCAACGACAGAAGATGACCGATGCGAAGAGTGGTTTTGTAAAACAGTGTCACGGGACACATCAGGCAGGTTTTGCGTCGCTTTACCTTTTCGGTCTATAATTAACGCtcaatgtaatttaaatcaAGACTTGGCTACGCATTGTAGTATTGGTTCCTCTCGTACCATGGCCTTAAATCGCTTGTATAATATTGAACGTCGTTTAGCAAAGGATTCCGAGTTATATTCCGCGTATCGTTCCTTTATGAATGAGTATCTGTCACTCGGTCACATGCGCGTAGCGGATAAACCAGGAAAATATTTCATCCCTCATCACGCTGTGGTCAAACGAGAGAATGGTAACATGAAAATTCGGGTAGTCTTTGACGCGTCGGCCAAATCGTCATCTGGCTTCTCACTAAACGACTGCTTGGCGACCGGACCAAAATTGCAAAAGGACATTACCGATATACTACTTCGAAGTCGTTTCCATAAGTACATGTTCATCGCCGACATTGAGAAGATGTACAGGCAGATCCGAGTTCATGATGCCGATTGCGTATATCAACATGTACTTTGGAGAAATTCGCCCGACGATGAAGTCCAAGAATTCGAATTATGTACTGTTACTTATGGTGTCAACGCAGCCCCGTTCTTGGCAATTAGATGTTTACACCAATTAGACTTAGAAAATGGATCTGAATTTCCTTTAGCGAAAAATCTATTAATTACATCAACATATGTGGACGACATTGTAGCAGGTGCTGACTCGGAAGAGGAAGCGTTGGAGCTCCAGCATCAAGTCATCTCATTACTACGTAAAGGCGGTTTCAATCTCAAGAAATGGGCCAGTAATTGTGAAgcactattaaaaaatatatctactgAAGACCGCGCAATGGATGCACCATTCGAACTTAAGGACGATCAGTCAGTAAAAGTATTAGGTTTGCATTGGGGTACTACATCGGATGTCTTAGGTTATcacattaatatcaataaagttaatCCAACTAAGCGTTCAATACTCTCAACAATAGCTCGTTTATATGACCCAGTTGGTGCGTTGGGCCCCGTTGTTTTTTGGGCCAAATGCATTATGCAAGAATTGTGGATGCAAAAACTGGATTGGGATACTTCGCCACCGACACAACTAATTGACAAGTGGAACACATTCATTTCCGAATTTCCCACGCTAGCTCAGGTTACGTTAACGCGGCACATTGATATCCGATGTTCAAAACAGGTGGAACTTATAGGGTTTTCCGACGCCTCTCAGAAAGGATATGCGGCAAATGTGTATTTACGTGTGGTTGACCAGAGGAATGTTGTCAAGGTCTATTTTATTGCATGTAAGACCAAAGTTGCTCCATTAAAATGCTCTGATACTGACCTGTCGTTAACGATTCCACGTTTGGAGTTGTGCGCTGCCTTACTATTGGCACGTCTCATCTTCCACCAGTATAAAGTTTTACAGAGTTTTACCATCATTGATCGTGTCCGTGCATGGACTGACTCCACGATAGTTTTGAGTTGGCTTCAGGCTGACCAAAAACAGTTCAAGATATTTGTCACCAATAGAGTCTCCAAAATCAAGTCATTAACTCCAGGTTGTGAATGGGCCCATGTCAGAACTATGAACAATCCAGCTGATCCCGCATCAAGAGGATTACTCCCCTCCGAGTTGATTTCGaattcattacattttcatggcccagattttttattacaatctgACCATCTATGGCCTGTGTCTACCATGTCCGAGTTAACATTACCACCGATTGATCAATTACCTGAGATGAAGTGCACAGCAAATGTTTTGCATATACATGAAGAAACGAACTGTGAGTCAATCATTCAACGATTTTCGTCGTTGTCAAAATTGCAACGTGTGTTGGCATACTGTTTTCGCTTCGCCCGTCGTCGAAATAGTCCTAAGATCAGCGGACCAATCACTCGGATGGAATACGACCATGCACTGAACGCGGCTGTCTTGTGTACGCAACTGACACATCTATCGGATCTACGTAGACAGATAAAGAATCAAGGTTCCATAACTCCGACAACGACAGCCCAGTTAGCTCCTTTCATCGACGCAATCGGGATCATTCGTGTCGGCGGAAGATTAAGACATGCACGGTTGAATGAAGATTCAAAACATCCAATCCTTTTACCTCAAAAGACTCATCTCACCGAGCTAATCATTCGACACTTTCATCATATCTCGCTACACGGAGGATCTCGATTAGTACTTTCAATGATACATCAAAGATTTTGGATTATTTCTGGCCGAGCAGCTGTCCGCAATTTTACCTATTCTTGTGTTCCTTGCACCAGGTTCAGAAGTATGAACCCACGACCTTTTATGGGGGATCTTCCAGCTGCTAGACTGGTAGCAAACCGCCCATTTTTCAACGTCGGGATGGATTACGGTGGACCTTTCTTGGTGCGTGAAAGTCGACGTCGCGGTGCGCGTGCGAATAAAATATACCTCGCGGTATTCGTATGTATGTCGGTGAAGGCCGTGCACTTGGAAACCGTATCCGACATATCCACAGACGCATTCCTCGCTGCGTTAGACCGGTTTGTCGCTCGGCGTGGCATTCCGAGTAGCATGTACACAGATTGTGGTACAAATTACGTTGGTGCTGCAAAACAGCTGAAGAAATTATTCGATGAAGCCTCCAATCAGCATACCTTATGTGGTCGTATGCCTTGCAAGTGGCATTTCAACCCACCGGGAGCGCCACATTTTGGCGGGATATGGGAGGCTGCCGTCAAAAGCGCAAAAACCCATTTGAAGAAAGTGATCGGTGCTCAAGTATACACGACCGAGGAATTTACAACTCTCATGACGCGGATCGAAGGCGTCTTGAATTCTCGACCGGTGCTACCGCTCTCCAGTGATCCAAACGACTTAGGCGTGTTGACCCCAGGTCATTTTCTAATCGGGCAACCGTTATTAGCACTTCCAGAGAAGGATGTAGTCGATACTCCAACTAACCGTTTGAGTCGTTGGCAATTACTCCGCCAAGCTCAACAGTCGTTTTGGCGTCGTTGGAGCAATGAGTATCTGCACACCCTACAAGGAAGGCAAAAGTGGTTTAAGCAGACACCAAATCTGTCCGTTGGCGACCTTGTAGTCATCAACACACCGTCACGACCGCCCATGGCATGGCAGATCGGTCGAATCATCCAGGTCCATCCAGGTGTAGATAACATTGTGCGTGTAGCGACTGTCAAAACGCAAGACGCTATACTCAAACGTCCTGTTGTCAAATTGGTAAGACTTCCAGTGGATCCAAGACCTTAA
- the LOC132933250 gene encoding uncharacterized protein LOC132933250, which yields MINRTEILLVSGAISNSLEKYKPMKLEGNALVLTQDDKLRRFQRRDLGKVVQTIKRVFRSKPNLTTPLLDQLYKSINHQGESTLSTVYLQKYLHIDSREPIIVFWNGTTDLTIVKRLRLRGILAFLNITAYSDRNNNEFNLKLTNIETRETLYSGYIGKLNKNGRMLHLLEAHGLVCNTNHHITHCHDPIADVILTKCVFDYVVTKIRPIYLYRLADRTIATEHLQKQQTEQLQQQHTELLQQQQTDQMRQQQIEQQQQDDASLFKWSHAAILLLIEENGNKSSI from the exons ATGATCAATAGAACCGAAATATTATTGGTATCCGGCGCCATCTCCAacagtttagaaaaatataaaccgaTGAAACTGGAGGGGAATGCTCTTGTACTTACACAAGACGATAAGTTAAGGAGGTTCCAGCGCCGTGACTTGGGAAAAGTTGTGCAAACAATCAAAAGGGTATTCCGGAGTAAACCAAACTTGACCACACCATTGTTGGACCAattatacaaaagtataaaCCATCAGGGGGAGTCGACTTTGTCAACGGTATACCTACAGAAATATTTGCACATCGATAGCAGGGAgccaataatagttttttggaACGGAACGACAGATCTAACAATTGTAAAAAGATTAAGGTTAAGGGGTATTTTagcgtttttaaatataacggcGTACAGTGATaggaataataatgaatttaatttaaaactaactaaCATAGAGACAAGGGAAACCTTATATTCAGGTTATATaggaaaacttaataaaaacggCAGGATGTTACACTTATTAGAAGCACATGGATTGGTGTGCAATACGAATCATCATATCACGCATTGTCACGATCCAATTGCTGATGTAATTTTAACCAAATGCGTTTTTGACTATGTAGTCACGAAAATAAGgccaatatatttgtatagactag CAGACAGAACAATTGCGACAGAGCATCTGCAAAAGCAGCAGACTGAACAACTGCAACAGCAGCATACAGAACTACTGCAACAGCAGCAGACAGATCAAATGCGACAGCAGCAGATAGAACAACAGCAACAGGATGATGcaagtttatttaaatggtcTCATGCTGCCATATTACTACTGATTGAGGAAAACGGCAATAAAAGCTCTATATGA